GGAAGCTATCAAGAAAAAATACGGCAGAACAAAAACAAAGCTCAAAAAAATGATGGAACCCATAAAGGAGGACCCGAAATGCGTGAATTACAAGGCAGAAATCAGGAACAAAATCTGAAATACACCGATCCAAAAGACAAAGACTTAAAAAACATGGACAAGCTGACAGAACCAGAAAGTGTCCTAAAAATCCAAGCTTTTGACGTTTCTGACAAAGTGATGGAACAGGTCTACCAAAAGGTGACGCCCAAAAAGGGGTTCATTGTAAAAATGCGTCTTCAACCGCGCATTACCGCTCCCATTATGATCTTACTTTTTGTGTTAGGGGCTTCTGTGACCGGATACGCCGCTTCGCAATATCTTGAATTCCGCAACAGTAAGGGCGACGTTGTATTAAATACCGCCAAAACACCTGCCGAAACGGACGCTTCGAAAACGTATACCTCCACCTACGCACAGTGGAACGAAAAAGTGAAAGATCGCCTGCAGCCCGGAGAGTATGCTGCCTATTACGTCAAGGACGATTCTATGAATCAGAACAACCTATCTAATCCGGCCCTGTTTGCGTACAAGCCAGCTGAACTTTCAAGTTTCAACAGCTTACAAGATGAAATCAAGCGAACTGAGGCTCCATTATTCAGCAACCCCACTCATCTACCAGATGGCTATCAGTTTGAATTCGGATACGTCTATCCAAGCGCTGCATATCCTAGGATGATGGATAAAAAGGAATATCGAGCTTTAACCGATAAACTGATGCAACAGGCCCAAGCTGCACCGGAGGGTGAAAATCTGTTTATTCAAAAGCTGAGCTGGGACAAGTCAGACACCTCCTTTGCCCGGTATGCGAGAGGAAACGACTATGTAAACATTACCGTCACCAAATACACTTCTGAAGTCACAAAGACAACCATCATGCAAAATGAACAGGATTCGGCTGAGCAACTGACAATTAAAGGAACCAAGGCCTATTACATCAGGGCAAGCAAAACAAGCAATCCCTTGGAGGCCGGAAAAAACCGACTGGGCTGGCTTGATGAAAAAAGACGGTTACACTTCAACA
The Paenibacillus peoriae DNA segment above includes these coding regions:
- a CDS encoding DUF4367 domain-containing protein; its protein translation is MRELQGRNQEQNLKYTDPKDKDLKNMDKLTEPESVLKIQAFDVSDKVMEQVYQKVTPKKGFIVKMRLQPRITAPIMILLFVLGASVTGYAASQYLEFRNSKGDVVLNTAKTPAETDASKTYTSTYAQWNEKVKDRLQPGEYAAYYVKDDSMNQNNLSNPALFAYKPAELSSFNSLQDEIKRTEAPLFSNPTHLPDGYQFEFGYVYPSAAYPRMMDKKEYRALTDKLMQQAQAAPEGENLFIQKLSWDKSDTSFARYARGNDYVNITVTKYTSEVTKTTIMQNEQDSAEQLTIKGTKAYYIRASKTSNPLEAGKNRLGWLDEKRRLHFNISDNQDSPLTKEDLVKIAEDLLNASPQ